TGGTCCATAGCATCCACACCGATCAATCTTGGGAGAACATTTTCTTTTGCTTTTGAGATTGCTTCTGGAACTGAGAGAACTCTTGCCTCAAAACTTCCTCTGCTGGCACCAGATGGTGCTGCCGCTCTCCCGAAACCGCTTTTCGTACGTATATCGACCTCAATGGTTTTGTTCCCCCTGCTATCGGATATCTCTCGAATCATCACATCCTGAATTATCGTCACAAATTTTCCTCCTTTGAATGACTAATTGGCGCTATCCCAGAGGGTTTAATCTTTGACAATCTACGGTTTAAACAGGGGCTTTTAGGGGTCTAATCCTTTTTTCTATTTACCGTGATGGGGCACAGGCCTTTTTTCATTTCGAGTGTCGCAATTTCGATTGGATCACAAATATCTTGAATATCCAGGCCTTCTAAATTCACTAAAACTGGCGCACCCATTGAAATCTGCAATGCACGAGCACCAATTATCCTCGCTTTCTCATATTTCGTATATTTTTGATCCAATCAATCACCTTTGGATGGGGTTGCTGAGACTTGAACTCAGGTCACGGCGACCCGAACGCCGAAGGATAAACCAGACTACCCCACAACCCCTGCTAATACTTTGCCAGCGCATCCACCAACTCCACATGCGACAATATCATGCGTCGGCAACAATATCTCTTAATGCCCAGGTCATCTAGTATATCTCCCACCTTTATCTCGTTTGTTCCCCTCTCTTTTTTTCTTTCCTCAACTCTTTTTTTATACTCCTCCCACGAACTAGATATGACATTTCCACATGTGAAGCATCTAACTGGAATCATGTCCATCACCGATATGATTTTTGATACTTTGCCCTTGCACCAGGTCCACCAATTTTTTTGGGCTCTTTTTGCCTGGCATCGCTGATCAAAAAATTTCGATCATATTCTAAGAATAGGCTCTTGAGTTTTTCATCAGCGGTCCATTTTACCAATCCTCTTGCTATTGCCGTTCTAACGGCATCCGCCTGGCCCATGACGCCTCCGCCTTTCACATTTACATCGACATCCACGCCCAAAGCAACATCACCTGCAATGAGCAATGGCTCAGAGATCTTAAGTCGTGCCAACTCTGGCTCTAAGATCTCCAGGGGTTTTTTGTTCACCGTGACTTTGCCAACACCCTTCTTTATTGTGGCTCTTGCAATAGCTGTTTTTCTCTTACCACTTTCATTGACAATCTTTGTCATTGAATCACCATTTAGCACCAAGTTTTTGGCTTAGGGCCCCCAACCGCATATATTTAATCTTACTCAATCTTGTCATTTTAGCATCCTTAATGGTCTCAAAAGGCTCATTTTGCAGCTCATATGGCACTCCAATATACACTTTCAATCTGGAATATGCACTCCGCCCATATTTTCGTTTATAGGGAAGCATGCCTCTAATTGTCCTTTTTAGTATCCGGTCTGGTCTCTTTGGGTAATACGGGCCTTTCTCCGTGGTGCCTCTATTTACTTGTCTATTGTACTTTTCGAACGTGTTCAACTTCGAGCCTGAAATTACGGCTTTTTCTGTGTTCACGATGATTATCTCTTCACCCAAGAGTAGACGTTTTGATATACTTGATGCCAACCGTCCTAATATGAGCCCATCTGCATTGATTATAGTCATTTCAATCACTGAATTATTCGAACTCCCTTACCAGAGGGGTTCTCCTCCATTAATTGCTCTATTGTGAGGCATTTTCCTTTCACGTTCGCGATTTTATCTCTAGCAGAAAGGCTAAAGTCAAGAGCAACTATCGCCACTGAGTGATCTAGAATACCAGAGCCAAGCACCTTGCCTGGCACGAGCACTGTTTCCCCCTCTAATGCATGTCGGTTTATTTGACCGACGTTAACTTCTGCGTAATCTCTCGTCGGTCTTTCTAGCCGCTTTGCTACATCTTTCCAGATTGCTGCTTCTCTCTCACGTGATTTGATCTTAAGACCCTCTACTAATTTGACCAATCTTGGATTTGTTTTTGCCATATGCGGGGGACGAGATTCGAACTCGCGAACTCCTACGAGACAAGGCCCTCAACCTTGCGCCTTTGACCCAGCAAGGAGAAATTGCATTTCTCCATTGACCTACCCTTTTCTCATTTCCCGTCAAGCGAGGTGGAAAAGGGCTTGTTTGACCAGACTTGGCAACCCCCGCTCAACTTAGCTTCTTCAAGCACTTTTTTAGCCCATCAGTCTTTTCTTTTATGTTATCTATTGACCTTAAGATTATCTCCTCTGCTGGAAGCGAACCATGGGCTTCAAGGTTAAACACGAACGATGCAGGATCACTGCTAATATGTATCGCCCCTAACTCGCAGATATCCTCACAAAGGCGGCACAGGGAACAATCGAGTTCGTTAGTAATCTTCAAGGTATCATCCAGCTTGAGTATGCCAGTCGGACAGACTTCCACACAGGCACCGCACCCATTGCATTTTGATACAGAGATGGTCGGCATATTTTTGTAGCTACACACAGCTGGTTGCCATTTCGAATGCTCTCGACCTTTGCCTAACCTTGCTATTGCCTCCAACCCCACTTTTTGACCTTCCATGAGTTTAATGATGGGTATTCTCTTGTCTGAAGGAACTATTTTTGGGTCAGATGACTTTAACTCTCCGGAATAAACAACTTTCGGTCCTTCAGCGCTTAGCGTCAGAGATACTTGACACTGTGGGCACCCCCCCTCACATTTGCACTCAGAGTGCAATATATAGGACTCCAGATCGGTCTCCAGGGGGATTAAGCCCAAACGCAGAGCAAGCATTTCATCAAATAATACAGATGTGTTCTCGTATATGTTAACATCATCTATCGCCAGTGTTGGCACCTCTGCGATCGCACTCCGCCTTAGAGCGTTTGCGAAAGCGGATGAAACGCCAGACAATATGAATTTCGCTCTGCGATCAGATAGCTCTCTTATATCGATTTTCGTCTCAGACCCTCCTATCACCTTTCGACCGCGTTCCATCATGAGGTATGGGTGTCACGTCCTCAATTATTCCTATTCGCAATTCAGCCCTAGCCAATGCCCGAATTGCGGCTTGCGCACCTGGACCTGGACTCCGCTGTTTGTTACCCCCCGGGGCCCTCACTCGTACATGAACGCCTACGATGCCCTTTTCTTTGGCTTGCTCTGCAGCTATCATTGCAACTTGCATAGCAGCATATGGTGAGCCCTCATCTCTATCTGCTTTAACCACCATCCCACCCGATGACTTTGCAATGGTTTCTGCCCCTGTTAGGTCTGTTATGGTTACTATCGTATTATTAAACGATGCATAGATATGTGCAATACCCCATTTTCCATCAGACATGCTTTCACACCTCTTTCTGAGTCTGAGCAATAGGAGGTTTAGCGTAGTATTCGATCTTGGACTCTTCGTCCTTTAGAACGGTGTAACTCGGAACGGTAATCTTTCTACCTGCAACCGCTACATGGCCATGAACAATGAGCTGGCGAGCATGTTTGGCAGAATTTGCAAGAGCTCTTCTGTGGACCAACGTTTGCAAGCGTCGTTCCAATATGTCCTCGATTCCTAAGGCGAGAATTTCATCTAATTCAGCATTTTTCTTTAGCAAGCCTATCTTGCTTAGTTTCCCTAACACGTTCTTTGATTTCGATCGAGCATAATTCCCCACCTCGCCAGGTTCAGTTATCTCTGCAAGTAATTCTCGGGCTTCTCGTCGGTATTTTCTTAGTGTGCTATATGCCTTCCAAAGCTCTCGCTTATTTCTTAGACCATATTTTTTGACCAATTCTGCTTCCTCAGTCATCCTTGTCGCTTGCCATGGAAGACGAGGCGTTTCATACGTTTTTCTTTTCTTTCCTGGATAAGCCATGGCAATCACTTATTCTCTCCTTTTGCCGCCAGTATCTTCTTTTTTACAACTCCTACTGTAGCTCCCTTTCGCCCGGTTGACTTAGTTCTTTGACCTCTGACTTTGTGACCTCTCTCGTGCCTAATGCCCTTGTAACTACGCGTTTTCTTCATTCTGCTGAGGTCCTCTCGTAACGTCAGCATGACATCAGGACCAATAATGTGTCGTTCAGTGCCAAGTATTGGGTCTTTCTGCCTATTGACCATCCAACTAGGGGCACTTTTGTCGAAGTTCATAACCGCCTTTTTCAATCGTTCAATCTCTTCATCGGACAAATAACCCATAGTGGACTTTAGATCCAATCCAGCGTTCCGAGCAGTTATACTTGCTGTCCTCCTGCCGATACCTCTTATGCCGGTAAGAGCATAGTGCACGCTCTTATTACCTTCTAGATCGGTGCTAGCGATTCTAACTATGTGCTTGATTTTTTCATCTGTCGTTTTTTGCTTATCCATGTTATCACCCAGCTCAGACGAAGCAGGCACGCCAGGGAAGGGATTTGAACCCTTGCGTTCCAGAGGAACACAAGCTCTCCAGGCTTGCGCTTTAGGCCGCTCAGCCACCCCGGCACAAGGGTCTAAAGCCCCGTGAAATCCACATTGTCTTTATTTACCATCCTTTGGGATATATGTTGGGTTCCATTAAGACCCTATCGGTGTCAACTACAACTCCTTTCTCAGCATATAACGTTTGCTGTGAATCCATTTTAGCCGTACCGAGGCATACCGCCTCACCTTTTAACGTGAACACAGCCACCCAATCTTCTGCATGGATACCCTTTTGGGCGGATAGTACTCCAGGTACTGCAAGATCTGCACCATGGCATATTGCGTCTACTGCAGAATCCCTGATGACTACTTTTGGCAGGAAATCTAATGCATCTTCCATTGGAAGAATTACCTTTCTGAGGGTGGATTCTATGCCCTCTTCCTCCCAAAAG
The genomic region above belongs to Methanocellales archaeon and contains:
- a CDS encoding 30S ribosomal protein S13, whose protein sequence is MDKQKTTDEKIKHIVRIASTDLEGNKSVHYALTGIRGIGRRTASITARNAGLDLKSTMGYLSDEEIERLKKAVMNFDKSAPSWMVNRQKDPILGTERHIIGPDVMLTLREDLSRMKKTRSYKGIRHERGHKVRGQRTKSTGRKGATVGVVKKKILAAKGENK
- a CDS encoding 30S ribosomal protein S11, whose product is MSDGKWGIAHIYASFNNTIVTITDLTGAETIAKSSGGMVVKADRDEGSPYAAMQVAMIAAEQAKEKGIVGVHVRVRAPGGNKQRSPGPGAQAAIRALARAELRIGIIEDVTPIPHDGTRSKGDRRV
- a CDS encoding 30S ribosomal protein S4, whose protein sequence is MAYPGKKRKTYETPRLPWQATRMTEEAELVKKYGLRNKRELWKAYSTLRKYRREARELLAEITEPGEVGNYARSKSKNVLGKLSKIGLLKKNAELDEILALGIEDILERRLQTLVHRRALANSAKHARQLIVHGHVAVAGRKITVPSYTVLKDEESKIEYYAKPPIAQTQKEV
- a CDS encoding DNA-directed RNA polymerase subunit K; its protein translation is MDQKYTKYEKARIIGARALQISMGAPVLVNLEGLDIQDICDPIEIATLEMKKGLCPITVNRKKD
- a CDS encoding 30S ribosomal protein S9; the encoded protein is MTKIVNESGKRKTAIARATIKKGVGKVTVNKKPLEILEPELARLKISEPLLIAGDVALGVDVDVNVKGGGVMGQADAVRTAIARGLVKWTADEKLKSLFLEYDRNFLISDARQKEPKKIGGPGARAKYQKSYR
- a CDS encoding 50S ribosomal protein L13, whose product is MTIINADGLILGRLASSISKRLLLGEEIIIVNTEKAVISGSKLNTFEKYNRQVNRGTTEKGPYYPKRPDRILKRTIRGMLPYKRKYGRSAYSRLKVYIGVPYELQNEPFETIKDAKMTRLSKIKYMRLGALSQKLGAKW
- a CDS encoding 50S ribosomal protein L18e, translated to MAKTNPRLVKLVEGLKIKSREREAAIWKDVAKRLERPTRDYAEVNVGQINRHALEGETVLVPGKVLGSGILDHSVAIVALDFSLSARDKIANVKGKCLTIEQLMEENPSGKGVRIIQ
- a CDS encoding DNA-directed RNA polymerase subunit D; the encoded protein is MERGRKVIGGSETKIDIRELSDRRAKFILSGVSSAFANALRRSAIAEVPTLAIDDVNIYENTSVLFDEMLALRLGLIPLETDLESYILHSECKCEGGCPQCQVSLTLSAEGPKVVYSGELKSSDPKIVPSDKRIPIIKLMEGQKVGLEAIARLGKGREHSKWQPAVCSYKNMPTISVSKCNGCGACVEVCPTGILKLDDTLKITNELDCSLCRLCEDICELGAIHISSDPASFVFNLEAHGSLPAEEIILRSIDNIKEKTDGLKKCLKKLS
- a CDS encoding DNA-directed RNA polymerase subunit N, with amino-acid sequence MIPVRCFTCGNVISSSWEEYKKRVEERKKERGTNEIKVGDILDDLGIKRYCCRRMILSHVELVDALAKY